The following DNA comes from Magnetococcales bacterium.
CGTCGGTGTGACATCGGTACACAGCCGTGAGGAGTATGAACGGGCACGAATCATGATCGACACACTGCTGGAAGCCGTGGAGGATGACGAAGAGCATCCGCTGGCCGACTGGCTCGATCTGATCTCGGACCAGGTGAAGGCCTATGAGGAAGAAAACTTCCCTGTTCCCCAGGCAGCGCCCCGCGACGTGTTGCGATTTTTGATGGATCAACACGGGCTTAAACAGGATGACCTGAAAGAGTGTGCCCCGCAGAGTCGCATTTCTGAAATCCTGAGTGGCACCCGTTCCATCAGCAAAGGGATTGCCAAACGGCTGGCACGGCGTTTTCGGGTCCGGATGGAGGTGTTCGTGTAATCTGGAACTCTTTCAACCGGTCTGGACAGGGGTGTCCGGGTCGGACGATTCAGTTGTGGAATTTGCCGGTCGCTTCAAATATACTCGAATCGTGACTGTGCGGATTCCGGGAGGATGCCTTTTGGCACGTTTTTATTCGAAATATTTTTTGATCCATAGAGGATTGACAGATGAAAGAGTGGTCACCCGAGAAAAAATGGAACCCTTTCAA
Coding sequences within:
- a CDS encoding helix-turn-helix domain-containing protein, coding for MEPSHVTPEHQAILQAWLPFKQIVGVTSVHSREEYERARIMIDTLLEAVEDDEEHPLADWLDLISDQVKAYEEENFPVPQAAPRDVLRFLMDQHGLKQDDLKECAPQSRISEILSGTRSISKGIAKRLARRFRVRMEVFV